The proteins below come from a single Oxyura jamaicensis isolate SHBP4307 breed ruddy duck chromosome 1, BPBGC_Ojam_1.0, whole genome shotgun sequence genomic window:
- the C1H22orf23 gene encoding UPF0193 protein EVG1 isoform X1, producing MAPLPRRRAAILPPPPGRHRPARAGSEGGGRARYSPKTRELLRGTRGALWGPVFTHKLCFPAMMEESKLTSFQRRCLMECLERGDALPLQCHPTSSKQPAPVPPASSPPLCQPSRLSAKPHLRPAKVCQAGDAYTREKFKPRARRDLEREKQRLQSILATGKDVVEQQVKQTLVQTKEEKITETDRFEELVNEVRERQEFLAEMEALGQGKKYQRIILTEISQKMREMEIIDKKRSEEVRETMTKDFPAGNKSDSHD from the exons ATGGCGCCGTTGCCGCGGCGACGCGCCGCCAttttacccccccccccgggtcgGCACCGGCCGGCCCGGGCGGGCTCGGAGGGAGGAGGCCGAGCCCGGTACAGCCCCAAAACACGGGAGCTGCTGCGAG GGACGCGGGGAGCCCTCTGGGGCCCTGTTTTTACACATAAACTCTGTTTTCCAGCCATGATGGAGGAGTCGAAGCTGACGAGCTTCCAGAGGCGATGCCTGATGGAGTGCCTGGAAC GGGGAGATGCCCTGCCCCTCCAGTGCCACCCCACATCCAGCAAACAACCAGCGCCCGTGCCGCCTGCTTCCTCCCCGCCGCTCTGTCAGCCGAGCAGGCTTTCAGCTAAACCGCATCTTCGGCCTGCCAAGGTCTGCCAGGCAGGAGATGCTTACACCCGAGAGAAGTTCAAGCCACGAGCAAGGA GAGATTTGGAAAGGGAGAAGCAAAGGCTCCAAAGTATCTTAGCGACTGGGAAGGATGTGGTGGAACAGCAAGTGAAGCAGACGCTTGTTCAGacaaaggaagagaagataACTGAGACTGACCGCTTTGAAGAAC TGGTGAATGAAGTTCGGGAGAGGCAGGAGTTCCTGGCAGAGATGGAAGCTCTAGGACAGGGCAAGAAGTATCAGAGAATTATCCTCACTGAAATCTCCCAG AAAATGCGCGAGATGGAGATCATTGACAAGAAGAGAAGTGAGGAAGTGAGAGAGACCATGACAAAAGACTTTCCTGCTGGGAACAAATCTGATTCCCATGACTAG
- the POLR2F gene encoding DNA-directed RNA polymerases I, II, and III subunit RPABC2: MSDNEDNFDGDDFDDVEEDEGLEDLENAEEEGQENVEILPSGERQAANQKRITTPYMTKYERARVLGTRALQIAMCAPVMVELEGETDPLLIAMKELKARKIPIIIRRYLPDGSYEDWGVDELIITD, encoded by the exons ATGTCTGACAACGAGGACAA CTTCGACGGGGATGATTTCGACGATGTGGAGGAGGACGAGGGTCTGGAGGACCTGGAGAACGCGGAGGAG GAGGGACAGGAGAACGTGGAGATCCTGCCTTCGGGAGAGCGGCAGGCGGCTAACCAGAAGCGGATCACCACCCCCTACATGACCAAGTACGAGCGGGCCAGAGTCCTGGGCACACGCGCCCTCCAGATAGC GATGTGTGCCCCCGTGATGGTGGAATTGGAAGGAGAGACAGATCCCTTGCTGATTGCCATGAAAGAGCTCAA AGCACGCAAGATCCCCATAATCATACGTCGTTATCTACCTGACGGGAGCTATGAAGACTGGGGCGTGGATGAGTTAATTATCACAGACTGA
- the C1H22orf23 gene encoding UPF0193 protein EVG1 isoform X2 has translation MAPLPRRRAAILPPPPGRHRPARAGSEGGGRARYSPKTRELLRAMMEESKLTSFQRRCLMECLERGDALPLQCHPTSSKQPAPVPPASSPPLCQPSRLSAKPHLRPAKVCQAGDAYTREKFKPRARRDLEREKQRLQSILATGKDVVEQQVKQTLVQTKEEKITETDRFEELVNEVRERQEFLAEMEALGQGKKYQRIILTEISQKMREMEIIDKKRSEEVRETMTKDFPAGNKSDSHD, from the exons ATGGCGCCGTTGCCGCGGCGACGCGCCGCCAttttacccccccccccgggtcgGCACCGGCCGGCCCGGGCGGGCTCGGAGGGAGGAGGCCGAGCCCGGTACAGCCCCAAAACACGGGAGCTGCTGCGAG CCATGATGGAGGAGTCGAAGCTGACGAGCTTCCAGAGGCGATGCCTGATGGAGTGCCTGGAAC GGGGAGATGCCCTGCCCCTCCAGTGCCACCCCACATCCAGCAAACAACCAGCGCCCGTGCCGCCTGCTTCCTCCCCGCCGCTCTGTCAGCCGAGCAGGCTTTCAGCTAAACCGCATCTTCGGCCTGCCAAGGTCTGCCAGGCAGGAGATGCTTACACCCGAGAGAAGTTCAAGCCACGAGCAAGGA GAGATTTGGAAAGGGAGAAGCAAAGGCTCCAAAGTATCTTAGCGACTGGGAAGGATGTGGTGGAACAGCAAGTGAAGCAGACGCTTGTTCAGacaaaggaagagaagataACTGAGACTGACCGCTTTGAAGAAC TGGTGAATGAAGTTCGGGAGAGGCAGGAGTTCCTGGCAGAGATGGAAGCTCTAGGACAGGGCAAGAAGTATCAGAGAATTATCCTCACTGAAATCTCCCAG AAAATGCGCGAGATGGAGATCATTGACAAGAAGAGAAGTGAGGAAGTGAGAGAGACCATGACAAAAGACTTTCCTGCTGGGAACAAATCTGATTCCCATGACTAG